The genomic window CTTTTAAGGGTCTTGGGTGTGTTTAGGGTGAATGCAAAAGATGAGAGATTGATTTTAGggtgatgtttattttttagtcaTCCAGTATATAAGGGTACATAGTTaatttttttgggggtattTAAGGGTGTATTGTGAAGGGTGCTGTATGTATTTAGGGTGAATGTTAAGGGTGAGAGATCAATTTTAGGATGAATAATTTTTTAAGGGTTTACTAGAGTATCTTTGGTGTATAAGGGTGTATTTTTAAGGGTTCTGTGTGTATTCAGGGTCAGTGTAGCAGGTAAGGATTAATATAGGGTGAATGGTGAGGCATAAGGGTGAAGTCTAAAGGGTGCTGTGTTTTGAAGGGTGCTTGGTATATTTAGGGTAAGGATTAGTGTTAGGGTGATGGTGATAAGGGTGATGGGAATAGGGTGAGTGATGTAGAAggaacaggtttttttttttttttttttttttttttttttttttttctttttatttatttatttatttttttcttcttcactcctctctcctcttcctctcatctttctttatttttgtcctctcattttccttccccttctctcgtctttccttcttctcctcccatcttctcatcttttctcctctcatctttccttctaaattcatcttcctctcatctttccttcttctcttctcatcttcctctcatctttccttcttctcttctcatcttcctctcatttttccttcttgtcttcctctcatctttccttcttctcttatctcctcttcccttctttttctcaactcttctcttcccctcctcctcccttcctctcttcctcccatctttccttcctttcttcctcccatcttcccctcctctcttcctctcattttcccttcctcctcctcctcctcctcctcctcctcctcctcctcctccatcctcctcctcctcctcctcctcctcctcctcctcctcctcctcctcctcctctctctatctttctctcttctaccttccttcattctctcattctccttttctcttcctcttccttctcctctttctttcactttcctattctcctcaccctcttttcttttctcccctctcccactcctcaccttccctccctttctttctctcttgctctccctctccctcacccttccactTCTCACAcattccctctcttcattctctctctctctctctctctctctctctctctctctctctctctctctctctctctctctctctctctctctctctctctctctctctctctctctctctaacacaacaGGAGAACCTAGAGCTGGTGGAGGCTGGATTTAGCAACCTGAAGAAGCAAATAGAAAATGGACTTGTATTTGGGGTTCCTGTTGTTGTGGCCATCAATACATTTGTGTGAgtatctccccccccccccccctctctccccccctcctctctctctctctctctctctctctctctctctctctctctctctctctctctctctctctctctctctctctctctctctctctctctctctctcctctctctctctctctctctctctctctctctctctcttccatctgttTGTTTAgatctttgcttcttttttttccatctcttcctcctcctcctcctcctcctcctcctcctcctcctcctcctcctcctcctcctcctcctcctcctcctcctcctcctcctccttgctttacTTTcaattcctcttcatttcctcacctgccttgtCTTTTAAATGCCAATATCATCTTCCAacacatccctcctcctcacctccttcccatctccctccaCAGCACTGACACCCCTGCAGAGCTGTCCCTGATCCAGCGTCTGGCAAAGGGGGCAGGGGCCTCCGATGCCATTATCTGTAGCCACTGGGCCAAGGGGGGTGCCGGGGCAGTGGAGCTGGCGGAGGCTGTGTTCAGGGCTACCAACCAGCCATCGAAGTTCAGGTAAGGGTGAAGGATGAAGAATTTTAGACCcttgacttatttatttgtttatttgtttatttatatatttgtttatttatttagacacttttttttttagcttgacATTACTTAATTTAGTTGTTTAGATTTCTTTTTAGGattgacatttatttattattatttatttatttatttatttatttatttgtttatttttttattttttatcttgaaGTATTCAACTTATTTATCCATTCAGacctttttttacttgtttatcttgttcatttatttactttttttatctttttttttagtttatttatttatctctatttatttatttatttagatcgttttttagcatattttatttatttagaccCTTTTTCAGCTTGagttgtatatttatttatctatttatttattttttccacccaCTCCACTCAGCTTCCTGTACGACCTTGAGAAACCGGTGGAGGAGAAGATCCGCACCATTGCCCAAGCGGATCTATGGGGCAGATGATGTGGACATCCTCCCCAAGGCACAGGAGCAGATCGACCGCTACAAGAAGCAGGTGGGTGGAGGCTGAGTGGATGgctctacctaacctaacataaactaaaccaaactaacctaaactaaattaaacttctatttctccttgtcattgttgtttcttgttcttcatcttgttgttgttgttgttgttgttgttgttgttgttgttgttgttgttgttgttctcatttcatcatcatcatcatcaatctcctcctcctcctcctcctcctcctcctcctcctcctcctcctcctcctcctcctcctcctcctcctcctcctcctcctcctcctaacgaagcctaacctaacctaacacctcaCACAAATGCCAAATACTCCACCACAGCTTAACCTAGCAATCCTATGACTACACTCAACCAtgcctcaccttacctaacctaacctagcaatCTTCTGACCACATCCCACCATCCTTCCATCCGCAGGGCTTCAACAACCTTCCAATCTGTATGGCCAAGACCCAACTCTCCCTGACTGCCGACCCTAAGAGGAAGGGCGCCCCCACAGGCTTCAAGATCCCTATACAAGATGTGAGGGCTTCCATTGGTGCCGGCTTCCTGTTCCCCCTTGCTGATACGGTAAGTGGGGGTGTGGAGTCTGTCACTTATACAGAGTGGAGGGGTGGGATCTGTTGGTTATACATAGTGGAAGAGTGGGTTCTGTTGCTTatacagagagaagaggagtgggTTCTGTCACTTATATAGAGAGGAACAGTGGGGTCTGTCGCTTATACAGAGAGGAGTGGGGTCTGTTGCTTATACAAGGAGAGGAGTGGGTTCTGTCGCTTatacagggagaggaagagtgggtTCTATTACTTATACAGGGAGAAGAGTGGATTCTGTCACTTAAACAGAGGAAGAGTGGGTTCTATCACTTATACAGAGAAAGGAGGACTGGGTTCTATTGCTTATACAGGGAGAGAAGTGGATTCTGTCACTTATacagggagaagaaaggtgGGATCTGTTACTtacagggagaggagtgggttGTGTCACTTatacagggagaggaggaatggttTGTGTCACTTATacagggaagagaagtggattCTGTTGCTTatacagggagaggaggagtgggttCTGTCACTtatacagggagggaaggagtggattCTGTTGCTTatacagggagaggaggagtgggttCTGTCACTtatgcagggagaggaggagtggattCTGTCGCTTatacagggagaggaggagtgggttCTGTCACTCATACAGTGAGAGGAGTGGATTCTGTCACTTatacagggagaggaggagtgggatCTGTCACTCAtacagggagaggagtggattCTGTCCCTCATacagggagaagaggagtggaTTCTGTCCCTCATacagggagaagaggagtggaTTCTGTCCCTCATacagggagaagaggagtggaTTCTGTCCCTCATacagggagaagaggagtggaTTCTGTCACTCatacagggagaggaggagtggattCTGTCCCTCATacagggagaagaggagtggaTTCTGTCCCTCATacagggagaagaggagtggaTTCTGTCACTCatacagggagaggaggagtggattCTGTCACTTatacagggagaggaggagtgggttCTGTCACTTatacagagagaggaggagtggatTCTGTCGCTTatacagggagaggaggagtggggtCTGTCACTcatacaggaagaggaggagtggggtcTGTTGCTCatacaaggaaaggaggagtgggGTCTGTCACTTAtgcaaggagaggaggcatgggTTCTATCGCTTAtacaaggagaggaggcatgggTTCCGTCACTTATGCAAGGAGAGGAGGTGTGGGTTCTATCACTTAAtacagggaggggaggagtgtgtTCTGTCACTTAtacaaggagaggaggcatgggTTCTGTCACTTATACAAGGAGATGAGGCGTGGGTTCTGTCACTTAatacagggagaggaggagtgtgttCTGTCACTTATACAAGGAGAGGAGGCGTGGGTTCTGTCACTTATACAGGGAGAGGAGGTGTTCTGTCACTTATATAGAGAGAAGTGGGGTCTGTTGCTTATACAGGGAGAGAAGAAGTGGAGTCTATTGCATatacagggagaggaggagtagagtcTATTGCTTATACAGGGAGAGGATGAGTGGGTTCTGTCGCTTATATAAGGAGGAGTGGGTGGAAATCTTAAGGACACATACACATCCCTTAGCATTGGGAAGTCTGTTTATGCCATGCCTGCTGGAATGGGATATCTTGTGTCAGTCAGTTTGTTAGTAAGTGTTTCAGTCAATGTTGCAGTGCTTGAAACAGGTAAAGACACAAGGACACTgtaacactgccactgactgatgctTTTACTCACTAACTAATTTGGTGTGCTGTTCCTGTCTTTGCTTTTGAGATGTCCCTAAACACTTGTACCAGGCTGTCCAGATGAGAATAATCAGGTGTCTTGTGAGTCTGTACAGGTGAAGAAGTAACAGAGAGgcaggtggagggtggagaggtggaATCTTGTTGGTTTTGTGGAATCAGCTTTTCCTCAgttcacttgtttattttcaaagtattgcttccctctttttttttctcatcttttctcatttttcctcttactttcctccttaccctttctttcttcctgtatattccttctgtttcttttctaattttttcctctccttattttttttttcttattttccttctctcctgtattttctcttcctttttttttttcttttctctaccttttcctatcatcctcttatttttcctcctgtcttccttcttaaccttccctcttctttttcctttcaccttcttttctttttgtcttctctcacttttcttcctctaatttttccttttacctTACTTTTTAactgtccctcttcctcttttttcctcttaccttcctttcttttttgtttactatcgtttcttctcttcctcttattttttcctcctgccttgCTTCATAaccttttttcctctattttcctcttagcttttttaaaaaaattttattcTACGTCTTGGCTCCCcttattctcttctattctcgGCTTTtatattatcagctgggtttcttctttattttattttttttcatttatttatttattttttttaggggtcTCTTATCTCAGTCTCCTTATGATTATTTTGGCTTCTTTGTCTCATATAGAGGTCTGGTTTCATTCTCTCACGTCCTCTGTTCTCCAATCATCAACCATGTCTTTTATTCATTGGACATTATGATAAGTATGCTGATTCCGTGTTCCTTTGTTCTCCCTGCATGTGTTAATGTATCCCCTCAGTTTTGTCAAGTCTGTATGCCATGCTCGCTGAAGTGATCGGTTTGAATTGATTGATATACTGTGTGTCGGTATGTGTTGTGGTAATCAAGGCAGGTGAGGACTCAAGCTCTCACTCACTAACTGGCCTATATATTCCTGTCTTGTTTTGAAATGGACTTGTATGAAAACCCTGAATCATAAGGCACCAGGTTGTCCAAATGGGAATAATCTGGTATTTTATTAGATTGAAATACAATAGTTTCCTGAATGTTTAAAGGTAAGACAGGAATACATAGACCATGTAGCGAGGGAGAGCATCAGTCACTGTCAGCGTTACCATGTCCTCACCTGCTTCAGCTATTGCCACACACCTAAAGACCCACACTATAGAAATGATAACCCCATGCATTGATATGTGAGTTGCCATAATATCCTATACCCTTCTCCATAAGAAATTCCCCTATTGATATGCAGTGTGGGAGTGTTCATGACAAGTGTGGTGCATGGGAGGAGTGAAGGTAACTAGAAATGATAATGCTTCTTaactctctcttgtttgttgATAAGATAAGTAATGAGTGGTGACGGGTGAGAGATGGAGCGAAGACAAATAGAATGATAGATAACAGACAGAACCAAAACAAATAGAATGATAGATACAGACAACCAAAACAAATAGAATGATAGATACAAATAGAACCAAGAcaaatagaataatgaaaacagaacCAAGACaaatagaataatgataatagaaccaaaacaaatagaataatggtaatagagagaaccaaaacaaatagaataatggtaatagagagaaacaaaaacaaatagaataatgataatagacaGAACCAAaacagaataatgataatagaaccAAAACAAATAGGATAATGATAACAGAACCAAAACaaatagaataatgataatagagagAACCAAAACAGATAGGACAATGACAATAAACAACCAAAACAAATAGAACAATGATAGATggaacagaaacaaacagaataaTAGAATATAATAGAATAATAGAACAGATAATTGAACTaggacaaataaaataatgataatctatacacaacaataataacatacCTCAACATCTATCTAAACACACTACACACTTCATTATCCCTTCATCATCCATAATCTACACTTCATTATCTCATCTCCCAAAACCTTAAGTGTACCTGCAAGAACCTAGCAGGGAAGACTGGGACTTGTATGGTgggtaggagggagggtgcTGGGTGGGGAGTGGTGGCAAGGTAGGGAGTGCTAGAGACTTCAAAATGTGGTAATGTAAGATTGAGTTGCAGGAATGTGGTAGAGACTGGTGTAGTGTGGTAGGTGGCAGGGTATTAACAAGgaatggtaatggtagtggttgtTATGAGTGTTGCTGTACTGGTAATCACTAACATGAGGGAGAAACTTCATCCTGGACCCGTATTCTGTAATGTTTTGGACTCTGACAATAGCAGTTTTTCAGATGACTGCTCAGGCCACAAAAACTGCCTTGAAAATCACAGAAACACCTAGAAATTGAGataaaacacccccaaaaaaaaaaacattgaaaataccatTAATTGATGCAAGACCCCAAAAAACTCCATTAAAAACCCCAGTAATTCAGGCAAAACTCCCcaacaaaaaacattaaaaaccccAGTAATTCAGGCAAAACTCCCcaacaaaaaacattaaaaaccccAGTAATTCAGGCAAGACCCAAAAAACACCAGTAATTCAGACaaatacccccaaaaaaaacacccttaaaaacctcaGTAATTGATACAAAACCCACAAAACACCTTAAGAAACCCAGCACCACCTAATAATTCAGAAAAAAAGCACCAAAACATTACAGAATACAAGCGGtgagtaaacaaacaagtatgTACATTAGCCAAGTAGCATGTTGTAAAGAGTGAACCCTAGTGAATGTCTATCCTACCCCCTGCTACTGTTATTATGGTCACGGCAACCTGTAGAAGGAGTGTggcgagggagagaagcagCCTTGCccacaggagcagcagcaccaccagcaggccGCCCCACCACGCCCCAACGCAGTGCCTCGCAGGACCCTTCACTGGCTGCGACGGCTGGCTAAGTGATGGCCCAGGTAGGTGTTGGAGTGTTGTGCTAGTGGTAGTGctaggagatggagggaagaaggggtgtTAGTAAGAGGAACAGGGGGACTTGGTGACTGGAAGCTTGAATAGGAGGGTtttggaaggaagaaggaaggttgtTTGGTgtctggaagaagaggaagttttTGGATGACTGGAAAGTGGAAGGTTTGTTTTGTGTctggaaggtggaagaggaaagttTTGGAATGATTGGAGGGTGGAAAGAAGGTTTTGGATGACTGGAAACTGGAAGCATCTTTTTGTGTGTCTGGAAGTTGTAAGAGAAAGTTTTTGAATGATTCCAATGTGAAAGGAGGTTTTTTGAGTGTctggaaggtggaagaggaaggtttTGAAATGACTGGAAGGATCCTTTTGGGTGTctggaaggtgaagggaagtttttgtgtgtttggaaggtgaaagaggaagttGGAGTGATTGGAAGGTGGAAGAAAGTTTTTACAGTGTctggaaggtgaagggaagttTTTGGAATGagtggaaggtggaagaggaaggtttTTGAATGattggaaggtggaaggaagttTTTtggggtggaagaggaaggaggctaGTGCGTATTTCTGCCTGTGTGCTAGTGTGTGTTAGGTAAGGCTTGCATCACCCTGTACCTGCCTTGCACTGTTGCCTCAATGCCTCACTGCAGACACCACCTCCACTCAAATCAACGCGTGCTTCTGCTACATTGCTACCTCATGCTCCTCACCTTACTGTACATAGAGACTACATACATGACAAGATTGCCAGGCAGACcagtgggtggtgatggtgccttGAGTGTCTGGCTGTGTGTGACTTAGAGGTGCTCCGTggatagaggaaaaggaagattatAGTGGGTTTTGAGAGGAAGTAGTTAAGGAAATGTATGGATTAAGTCAGCTTTAGGTTTGAAGTGGTTAGAATATATTAAAGGTTGCaaagtttgttttttgtctgttgTAGGAGGTGTTTTGAAGTTAAATGGCCACGGAAATGTATGGATTAAATCTGCTTGGATTATATTGTTTATTGTAGAAGTTTTGAAATGAAGTggttaagaaaaaagaattaacTCACCTAGGATTACTTTGATGGTGGTTTTGTCTGTTGTAGGTGTTCTGAAGTGAAGTAGCTGGGAAAAGTATGAATGAACTCAGCAGCTGGGATTACTTTATTGGTGATTGTCTTGTGTAGAAGGAGATCTGAAGTGAAGTGGCtgggaaaatattaatgaacTCAGCTGGGATTACTTTATTGATGATTATGTCTAGTGTGGAATGAGATCTGAAGTGAAGTGGCTGGGAAAAGTATGAATTAACTCAGATAGGATTACTTTGCTGATGGTTTAGAAGAAAAAGTCGGGATATCCAGGTAAAGGAAGCCGTTCTGAAATggtgcaagaagaaaaaaggacaaaaggtggtgagagaaagtattATTTAAAAATGAtagtttgtttaattttcttttctattttgttactttcttgccatgcatttgtttctctctctctctctctctctctctctctctctctctctctctctctctctctctctctctctctctctctctctctctctctctctctctctctctctctctctctctctctctctctctctctctctctctctctctctcttccccctacaCTAATGCatccctgtttgtgtgtgtgagtatgtgtgtctGCATGACTGACTGCCCCAACATGCATGCACACATGCACTCACTGAAGGTAAGGTGTGTCTTCCTTGTTACTTGTGCATGTGCTTGAGTGGTGacaaaagtggtggtggtgatagtagtgataacagtggtggtgatagtgatgatggtagtggtgataatagtagtgacagcagtggtggtgatagtgatggtagtggtggtgataatggtaatggtgatgatagcagtggtggtgatagtaattatgatggtggtggtaatgatgatgatagcagtgatgctgacagtaatgatgatagtggtggtaataatgatagtaatgataattgtATGTAGTGGCAATAGTGTTGGTAGTAGttctggtaataataataataatgaagtagctgctgataatgtcatttatttaggTCAGCATGTACACAGTTAAGCACACACAActttgcacacacactcacagtttacacacacacacacacacacacacacacacacacacacacacacacacacacacacacacacacacacacacacacacacagttttgcacacactcatacacacaacaGTTTTTGCCCACAGTTTAATGCACACAATTTAAACACCTGCACAACTTTACAACTTTGCAATTAGATATCACCATTGCTTTCTATATAGGATGAAATATCAGTTGTTTTAgactattaaccctttcacagcaaCATACAACAGCTCACAAGACCAGAAGTaatgtgtgaaatgtttacaagcacctacaagagagaaggggggttTAAA from Scylla paramamosain isolate STU-SP2022 chromosome 40, ASM3559412v1, whole genome shotgun sequence includes these protein-coding regions:
- the LOC135092400 gene encoding uncharacterized protein LOC135092400, whose translation is MVCVTYTGKRSGFCCLYRERRSGFCHLYREGRSGFCCLYRERRSGFCHLCRERRSGFCRLYRERRSGFCHSYSERSGFCHLYRERRSGICHSYRERSGFCPSYREKRSGFCPSYREKRSGFCPSYREKRSGFCPSYREKRSGFCHSYRERRSGFCPSYREKRSGFCPSYREKRSGFCHSYRERRSGFCHLYRERRSGFCHLYRERRSGFCRLYRERRSGVCHSYRKRRSGVCCSYKERRSGVCHLCKERRHGFYRLYKERRHGFRHLCKERRCGFYHLIQGGEECVLSLIQGEEAWVLSLIQGDEAWVLSLNTGRGGVCSVTYTRRGGVGSVTYTGRGGVLSLI